The following coding sequences lie in one Variovorax terrae genomic window:
- a CDS encoding caspase family protein: MAKSPEPSEKRVALVIGNSTYKNSPLKNPTNDAKDMAAKLRSLGFEVIERSNLRTRQMGAALREFRSKLTPGAVALVFYAGHGVQIRGENYLPTVDAEIDSEEDIPSQSLSVKQVMDVLDDAKTRLNLVFLDACRNNPYARSFRSAAGEGLARVSAPSGTLISYATRPGSVAADGEGRNGLYTGYLLKQMEQSNQPVEQVLKRVVSGVKAASQGRQEPWMEGSIEGDFCFGNCAAGGTAASPARIRTAGEIEDDLWESIRGSGSKAAFDEYLRQYPRGKYAAQAASLAKAPVADDSQQMAAWSRADKSRSVADYEAYLSSYPSGRFAALAASRIALTRNAAADDEAWARASQANSRPALMAYVNAYPGGSHADAARQKLRDLPAAQARPHLPFQLSEDTWNRLEASEAFQRTPEPRAMEVQVDLRTNSQEGKVESWAKEVRRLRQPAPGWLEVRSNTSSQQKFNGLMGSTGSVQSVQEYAYWAFGGLLQIGRLQGSTVASYIASIDRIEGSLFPMREGARIRVEGKYNNGAVLKLSKQVVGKVAASSLSPELTGDAWQVKPAEGDVPRNEGKYTVTEDYFLEDLGVFLSQVAVRTVPEKPLLMSPPGGQYFWDMPYGKEIVRTNYIIDRHVLAASK; the protein is encoded by the coding sequence TTGGCGAAGAGTCCTGAGCCTTCCGAGAAGCGCGTGGCGCTGGTGATCGGCAACAGCACGTACAAGAACTCGCCGCTGAAGAACCCGACGAACGATGCGAAGGACATGGCGGCGAAGCTGCGCAGCCTGGGCTTCGAAGTGATCGAGCGCAGCAACCTGCGCACGCGGCAGATGGGCGCTGCGCTGCGCGAGTTCCGCAGCAAACTCACACCGGGTGCGGTGGCGCTGGTGTTCTATGCGGGCCATGGCGTGCAGATTCGGGGCGAGAACTACCTGCCCACGGTCGATGCGGAGATCGACTCCGAGGAAGACATTCCGAGCCAGAGCCTCTCGGTGAAGCAGGTCATGGACGTGCTGGACGATGCCAAGACCCGGCTCAACCTCGTGTTCCTGGACGCGTGCCGCAACAACCCCTATGCACGGAGCTTCCGTTCGGCGGCGGGAGAGGGACTGGCGCGAGTCAGCGCGCCCAGCGGCACGCTGATCTCTTATGCCACCCGCCCCGGCAGCGTGGCGGCCGACGGGGAGGGCCGCAATGGCCTGTACACGGGGTACTTGCTCAAGCAGATGGAGCAGTCGAATCAGCCGGTGGAACAGGTGCTCAAGCGAGTGGTGTCAGGGGTGAAGGCAGCATCACAGGGCCGCCAGGAACCGTGGATGGAGGGCAGCATCGAGGGCGACTTCTGCTTTGGCAACTGCGCCGCGGGCGGCACAGCGGCCAGCCCGGCGCGCATCCGCACGGCGGGGGAGATCGAGGACGACCTGTGGGAGTCGATCCGCGGCAGCGGCAGCAAGGCGGCGTTTGACGAATACCTGCGCCAGTACCCCAGGGGCAAGTACGCCGCGCAGGCGGCAAGCCTGGCGAAGGCGCCGGTGGCCGACGACAGCCAGCAGATGGCGGCATGGAGCCGGGCGGACAAGTCGCGCAGCGTGGCGGACTACGAGGCGTACCTGTCGAGCTATCCGTCGGGCCGGTTTGCGGCGCTGGCGGCGAGCCGCATCGCGCTGACGCGCAACGCGGCGGCCGACGACGAGGCCTGGGCCAGGGCGAGCCAGGCCAATTCGAGGCCGGCGCTGATGGCCTACGTGAATGCCTATCCGGGCGGGAGCCACGCCGATGCAGCCCGGCAAAAGCTGCGCGACCTGCCTGCGGCCCAGGCGCGGCCCCATCTGCCCTTCCAACTGAGCGAGGACACCTGGAACAGGCTCGAGGCTTCGGAGGCGTTCCAGAGAACCCCCGAGCCCCGGGCGATGGAAGTGCAGGTGGACTTGCGCACCAACTCGCAGGAAGGCAAGGTCGAGAGCTGGGCCAAGGAAGTGCGGCGCCTGCGCCAGCCGGCGCCAGGCTGGCTGGAGGTGCGCTCCAACACCAGCAGCCAGCAAAAGTTCAATGGCCTCATGGGCTCGACGGGCAGCGTGCAGTCGGTCCAGGAATATGCCTATTGGGCCTTTGGCGGGCTGCTGCAGATCGGCCGCCTGCAGGGCAGCACCGTGGCGAGCTACATCGCGAGCATCGACCGCATCGAGGGCAGCCTGTTCCCGATGAGGGAAGGCGCGCGCATCCGCGTGGAAGGCAAGTACAACAACGGGGCCGTCCTGAAGCTGTCCAAACAGGTCGTGGGCAAGGTGGCGGCGTCCAGCCTGTCGCCGGAACTGACGGGCGACGCCTGGCAGGTGAAGCCGGCCGAGGGCGACGTGCCGCGCAACGAAGGCAAGTACACCGTCACCGAAGACTATTTCCTGGAAGACCTGGGTGTTTTCCTGTCGCAGGTGGCGGTGCGCACCGTGCCCGAGAAGCCGCTGCTCATGTCGCCTCCCGGCGGCCAGTACTTCTGGGACATGCCTTATGGCAAGGAGATCGTGCGAACCAACTACATCATCGACCGGCACGTGCTTGCGGCGTCGAAGTAG
- a CDS encoding CBS domain-containing protein, whose translation MKVSDILRVKGNTLYTVTPDEPLARAVDVMAEKDIGSLVVMEHGDLVGMLTFREVILSIVKNSGQVGATLVRSAMDDHPLTCTSETDLDEVRRMMLDRHARYMPVMDRRMLMGVISFYDVAKAVVDSQNFENKMLKAYIRDWPAEDEPSQA comes from the coding sequence ATGAAAGTCAGCGACATCCTGCGCGTCAAGGGCAACACGCTCTACACCGTCACGCCCGACGAGCCCCTGGCCCGTGCGGTGGATGTGATGGCCGAAAAGGACATCGGTTCGCTGGTCGTCATGGAGCATGGCGACCTGGTGGGCATGCTGACCTTCCGCGAAGTCATCCTGAGCATCGTCAAGAACAGCGGCCAGGTCGGAGCGACCCTGGTGCGCAGCGCCATGGACGACCACCCGCTCACCTGCACTTCGGAAACCGACCTCGACGAGGTGCGCCGCATGATGCTGGACCGCCATGCGCGCTACATGCCCGTGATGGACCGCCGCATGCTCATGGGGGTGATCAGCTTCTACGACGTGGCCAAGGCCGTGGTGGACAGCCAGAACTTCGAGAACAAGATGCTCAAGGCCTACATCCGCGACTGGCCGGCGGAAGACGAGCCAAGCCAGGCATGA
- a CDS encoding TlpA family protein disulfide reductase, which yields MRARQALRSTGPQALALLLGLLGAASCLAWSPEKGEIPLAPDVYEYVDGTDISLAALRGRPTVLYFGGDWCIPCQETRPYVLKLAKELPGKVNVVFFSSDDNRDRPAKLAESRASDYRIAMPRYSAYPPGSRPKGLRDVGAFGRIYSFPTAIVLDASGKVVQKYERGMSIRTEIGPYVAAMAR from the coding sequence ATGAGGGCCCGCCAGGCGCTGCGGTCCACGGGTCCGCAGGCGCTCGCGCTGCTGCTGGGCCTGCTGGGCGCTGCTTCCTGCCTGGCCTGGTCGCCGGAAAAAGGAGAAATACCGCTGGCGCCCGATGTCTACGAGTACGTGGACGGCACGGACATCTCGCTCGCCGCGCTGCGCGGGCGGCCCACGGTGCTGTATTTCGGCGGCGACTGGTGCATTCCGTGCCAGGAGACGCGCCCCTATGTGCTGAAACTGGCCAAGGAACTGCCGGGCAAGGTCAACGTGGTGTTCTTCAGCTCCGATGACAACCGCGACAGGCCGGCCAAGCTGGCGGAGAGCCGCGCCAGCGACTACCGGATCGCCATGCCCCGGTACAGCGCCTATCCGCCGGGCAGCCGGCCCAAGGGGCTGCGCGACGTCGGGGCGTTCGGCCGCATCTACAGCTTTCCCACGGCGATCGTGCTCGACGCCAGCGGCAAGGTGGTGCAGAAATACGAGCGCGGCATGAGCATCCGCACCGAGATCGGGCCGTACGTGGCCGCCATGGCGCGGTGA